The Streptomyces luteogriseus genome includes a window with the following:
- a CDS encoding sarcosine oxidase subunit alpha family protein has translation MLLIPCPWCGPRDEAEFHYGGQAHVPYPQDPSSLTDEEWARYLFFRDNPRGPFAERWSHAAGCRRWFNAVRDTSTNEILTVYRAGEERPATFESRSVYPARPALDDEAVQAEAGSGAAAPVGVQGAKPPRGSGGAAPSGVEGAEPLEDGTGRGGGGETTQPFRHPTRGRIHRDTPVTFTFDGTEYEGYKGDTLASALLANGVIQTGTSIKLGRPRGIFSAGVEEPNAVVQIEAPFPEPMLPATTVELYDGLVATSLPGQGRLATDPDPARYDAVHTHCDLLVVGAGPAGLAAAAAAARSGARVILADDQPEPGGSLLGTGEHLDWVSETTARLDAAPDVHVLRRTTVFGYYDDNHLLAVERRTNHLGAQAPEHVSRERVWRIRARRVVLATGAHERSLAFADNDRPGVMLATSARAYVNKYGTLPGRHAVVLTTNDSAYAAALDLTAAGVAIEAVVDTRTEPGEWATRARQAGIEVLTGHAVTATEGAPRLTSVTVAPYGQSVGQREFAADLLLVSGGWNPVAHLFSQAGGKLRYDEELGTFVPDASRQAVEVAGGASGVYDLASVLAQGTAAGTRAIEAEGYSPGEVQLPQVATPPQTPPMLVFTVPGRDGAPRFVDLQRDVTVDDLARATGAGMRSVEHTKRYTTAGTANDQGKTSGVLASGVVAELLGVDISALGTTTFRPPYTPVSFAALAGRDRGLLLDPIRTTALHEWHVTHGALFENVGQWKRPWYYPQEGEDMETAVLRECAAAREGVAFMDASTLGKIDVQGPDAGVFLDLLYTNMMSTLKVGMIRYGVMCRPDGMVFDDGTVIRLDQDRYLVTTTTGNAAAVLDWMEEWLQTEWPELRVHCTSVTEQWATVALVGPRSREVLGSLAPRLAVANEDFPFMAWRETSVAGIDARVCRISFSGELAYEINVSPWEALALWEALYEAGAPYGITPYGTETMHVLRAEKGYPIVGQDTDGTVTPQDLGMGWVVSKKKRDFIGKRSHARADTARPDRKHLVGLLPEDPATFLPEGTHLVAGSVLPEPPVPMLGHVTSSYRSAALGRTFALALVKGGRDRIGERLYAPVGDRLVPVTVASPVLYDPEGARRDG, from the coding sequence ATGCTGCTGATCCCCTGCCCGTGGTGCGGGCCCCGCGACGAGGCCGAGTTCCACTATGGCGGCCAGGCCCACGTGCCGTACCCGCAGGACCCGTCCTCCCTCACCGACGAGGAGTGGGCCCGCTACCTCTTCTTCCGCGACAACCCGAGGGGCCCCTTCGCCGAGCGCTGGAGCCATGCGGCGGGCTGCCGCCGCTGGTTCAACGCGGTGCGGGACACGTCGACCAACGAGATCCTGACGGTGTACCGGGCGGGGGAGGAGCGCCCTGCCACCTTCGAGTCCCGTTCGGTGTATCCAGCCCGTCCGGCGCTTGATGACGAGGCCGTTCAGGCCGAAGCGGGGTCCGGGGCGGCAGCCCCGGTGGGGGTGCAGGGGGCGAAGCCCCCGCGGGGGTCTGGGGGCGCAGCCCCCAGCGGGGTCGAAGGGGCGGAGCCCCTGGAGGATGGGACGGGTAGGGGCGGCGGGGGCGAAACAACCCAGCCGTTCCGCCACCCCACCCGCGGCCGAATCCACCGCGACACCCCGGTCACCTTCACCTTCGACGGCACCGAATACGAGGGCTACAAGGGCGACACCCTCGCCTCCGCCCTCCTCGCCAACGGCGTCATCCAGACCGGCACCAGCATCAAGCTGGGCCGTCCACGCGGCATCTTCTCGGCCGGCGTCGAGGAACCCAACGCGGTCGTCCAGATCGAGGCCCCGTTCCCCGAGCCGATGCTCCCCGCCACCACCGTCGAGCTCTACGACGGCCTCGTCGCGACCAGTCTCCCCGGCCAGGGCCGCCTCGCCACCGACCCGGACCCGGCCCGCTACGACGCCGTGCACACCCACTGCGACCTCCTGGTCGTGGGCGCCGGCCCGGCCGGACTCGCCGCAGCGGCGGCCGCCGCCCGCTCAGGTGCCCGCGTCATCCTCGCCGACGACCAGCCGGAACCCGGCGGCAGCCTCCTCGGCACCGGCGAACACCTCGACTGGGTGAGCGAGACGACAGCCCGGCTCGACGCCGCCCCCGACGTACACGTCCTGCGCCGCACGACCGTCTTCGGCTACTACGACGACAACCACCTGCTCGCCGTGGAGCGCCGTACCAACCACCTGGGCGCCCAGGCCCCCGAGCACGTCTCCCGCGAACGCGTCTGGCGCATCCGCGCCCGCCGCGTCGTCCTCGCCACCGGCGCGCACGAACGCTCGCTGGCTTTCGCTGACAACGACCGTCCGGGCGTGATGCTGGCCACCTCGGCCCGCGCCTACGTCAACAAGTACGGGACCCTGCCCGGTCGCCACGCGGTCGTCCTCACCACCAACGACAGCGCCTACGCGGCGGCCCTGGACCTCACCGCGGCGGGCGTGGCCATCGAGGCCGTCGTCGACACGCGCACCGAGCCGGGGGAGTGGGCGACCCGTGCCCGGCAGGCCGGCATCGAGGTGCTGACGGGCCATGCCGTCACTGCCACGGAAGGCGCCCCCCGGCTCACCTCCGTGACCGTCGCCCCGTACGGGCAGTCCGTGGGACAGCGGGAGTTCGCCGCCGACCTGCTCCTGGTCTCCGGCGGCTGGAACCCGGTGGCGCACCTGTTCAGCCAGGCGGGAGGCAAGCTCCGCTACGACGAGGAGCTCGGCACGTTCGTCCCCGACGCCTCCCGGCAGGCCGTCGAGGTCGCGGGCGGCGCGAGCGGTGTCTACGACCTGGCGAGCGTTCTCGCACAGGGGACCGCCGCCGGTACCCGCGCGATCGAGGCCGAGGGCTACTCCCCAGGGGAGGTCCAGCTGCCCCAGGTGGCCACACCGCCGCAGACGCCGCCCATGCTCGTCTTCACCGTCCCGGGCCGGGACGGAGCCCCGCGCTTCGTCGACCTGCAACGCGACGTCACCGTCGACGACCTGGCCCGGGCCACCGGCGCCGGCATGCGCTCCGTCGAGCACACCAAGCGCTACACCACGGCCGGTACGGCGAACGACCAGGGCAAGACCTCCGGAGTCCTGGCCAGTGGCGTCGTCGCCGAACTGCTCGGCGTGGACATCTCCGCGCTCGGCACGACCACGTTCCGCCCGCCGTACACCCCCGTCTCCTTCGCTGCCCTCGCCGGCCGCGACCGTGGTCTCCTGCTCGACCCGATCCGCACCACCGCCCTGCACGAGTGGCATGTCACGCACGGCGCCCTGTTCGAGAACGTCGGCCAGTGGAAGCGGCCCTGGTACTACCCGCAGGAGGGCGAGGACATGGAGACGGCCGTGCTGCGCGAGTGCGCCGCGGCCCGCGAGGGCGTCGCCTTCATGGACGCCTCCACCCTCGGCAAGATCGACGTCCAGGGCCCGGACGCCGGCGTCTTCCTCGACCTGCTCTACACCAACATGATGAGCACCCTGAAGGTCGGCATGATCCGCTACGGCGTGATGTGCCGCCCGGACGGAATGGTCTTCGACGACGGCACGGTGATCCGCCTCGACCAGGACCGCTACCTGGTCACCACCACGACGGGCAACGCCGCCGCCGTGCTGGACTGGATGGAGGAGTGGCTCCAGACGGAGTGGCCCGAACTGCGCGTCCACTGCACGTCGGTGACCGAGCAGTGGGCCACCGTCGCCCTGGTCGGGCCCCGCTCCCGTGAGGTCCTCGGCTCGCTCGCGCCCCGACTCGCCGTCGCGAACGAGGACTTCCCGTTCATGGCGTGGCGCGAGACGTCCGTCGCCGGCATCGACGCGCGCGTGTGCCGGATCAGCTTCTCCGGTGAACTCGCCTACGAGATCAACGTGTCACCATGGGAGGCCCTCGCCCTGTGGGAGGCACTGTACGAGGCCGGCGCCCCGTACGGCATCACCCCGTACGGCACGGAGACCATGCACGTCCTGCGCGCGGAGAAGGGCTATCCGATCGTCGGCCAGGACACCGACGGCACCGTTACGCCGCAGGACCTCGGCATGGGCTGGGTGGTGTCGAAGAAGAAGCGGGACTTCATCGGCAAGCGGTCCCACGCCCGTGCCGACACCGCCCGCCCCGACCGCAAGCACCTGGTCGGGCTGCTTCCCGAGGACCCGGCCACGTTCCTCCCCGAAGGCACGCACCTGGTCGCCGGCAGTGTGCTGCCGGAGCCGCCCGTGCCGATGCTCGGCCACGTCACGTCCAGCTACCGCAGTGCGGCCCTCGGCCGGACCTTCGCCCTCGCCCTGGTCAAGGGCGGCCGGGACCGTATCGGTGAGCGACTCTATGCCCCCGTGGGCGACCGGCTGGTCCCGGTGACCGTCGCGAGCCCCGTCCTCTACGACCCCGAGGGAGCCCGCCGCGATGGCTGA
- a CDS encoding sarcosine oxidase subunit beta family protein has product MSPRTPGAELPEHPDWLWRNPEPKRSYDVVIVGGGGHGLATAHYLAKNHGITNVAVLEKGWLAGGNMARNTTIIRSNYLWDESAGIYEHALKLWEGLADELDYPILFSQRGVLNLAHSLQDVRDSVRRVEANRLNGVDAEWLDADGVKDVCPIVNISPDVRYPVLGATYQPRAGIAKHDHVAWGLARSADAAGIDIIQNCEVTGLDVVGNRVVGVRTTRGPIAAGKVALCSAGHTSVLAAMAGVELPVQSHPLQALVSELLEPVHPTVVMSNAVHVYVSQAHKGELVMGAGIDAYNSYTQRGAFHIIEEQMSAALELFPVFARAHVLRTWGGIVDVSPDASPIIGLSPVDNLYLNCGWGTGGFKATPGVGWVYAHTIAHDTPHPLNAPFSLDRFTTGALVDEHGAAAVAH; this is encoded by the coding sequence ATGAGCCCCCGCACCCCCGGCGCCGAACTCCCCGAGCACCCCGACTGGCTGTGGCGCAACCCCGAGCCGAAGCGCTCGTACGACGTCGTCATCGTGGGCGGCGGCGGCCACGGTCTGGCCACCGCCCATTACCTGGCGAAGAACCACGGCATCACCAACGTCGCCGTGCTCGAGAAGGGCTGGCTGGCGGGCGGCAACATGGCCCGCAACACCACGATCATCCGCTCCAACTACCTGTGGGACGAGAGCGCCGGCATCTACGAGCACGCGCTCAAGCTGTGGGAGGGGCTGGCGGACGAGCTCGACTACCCGATCCTGTTCTCCCAGCGTGGCGTCCTGAACCTCGCCCACAGCCTCCAGGACGTCCGCGACAGTGTGCGCCGCGTCGAGGCCAACCGCCTCAACGGCGTGGACGCCGAGTGGCTCGACGCGGACGGCGTCAAGGACGTCTGCCCGATCGTCAACATCTCCCCGGACGTGCGCTATCCGGTCCTGGGCGCGACGTACCAGCCGCGCGCGGGCATCGCCAAGCACGACCACGTGGCGTGGGGCCTGGCCCGCTCCGCCGACGCCGCCGGGATCGACATCATCCAGAACTGCGAGGTGACCGGCCTCGACGTCGTCGGCAACCGGGTGGTGGGAGTCCGGACCACCCGCGGCCCTATCGCGGCGGGCAAGGTCGCGCTCTGCTCGGCGGGCCACACCTCGGTCCTGGCAGCCATGGCGGGCGTCGAACTCCCCGTCCAGAGCCACCCCTTGCAGGCCCTGGTATCGGAGCTGCTGGAGCCGGTGCACCCGACGGTCGTCATGTCCAACGCGGTCCACGTGTACGTCAGCCAGGCCCACAAGGGCGAGCTGGTGATGGGCGCGGGCATCGACGCGTACAACTCCTACACTCAGCGCGGCGCCTTCCACATCATCGAAGAGCAGATGTCGGCGGCCCTGGAACTCTTCCCGGTCTTCGCCCGCGCCCACGTCCTGCGCACCTGGGGCGGCATCGTCGACGTCAGCCCCGACGCCTCACCGATCATCGGCCTGAGTCCGGTCGACAACCTCTACCTCAACTGCGGCTGGGGGACCGGGGGTTTCAAGGCCACCCCGGGCGTCGGCTGGGTCTACGCCCACACCATCGCCCACGACACACCGCATCCGCTGAACGCCCCCTTCTCGCTCGACCGTTTCACCACCGGCGCGCTCGTCGACGAGCACGGCGCAGCCGCGGTGGCCCACTAG
- the glyA gene encoding serine hydroxymethyltransferase, with the protein MNALNTPLAELDPEVHAALRAELHRQQSTLEMIASENFAPSAVMEAQGSVATNKYAEGYPGRRYYGGCEHVDVTERLAIERIKSLFGAGFANVQPHSGAQANTAVFFALLQPGDTVLGLDLAHGGHLTHGMRINYSGKMLNVVPYHVSEADNLVDMDEVEHLAKEHRPKMIIAGWSAYPRQLDFAAFRRIADEVGALLMVDMAHFAGLVAAGLHPSPVPHAHVTTTTTHKTLGGPRGGVILTNEADLAKKINSAVFPGMQGGPLEHVIAAKAVSFKVAASPEFAERQARTLAGSRILAERLTRADAAAAGVKVLTGGTDVHLVLVDLRDSELDGRQAEDLLHEIGITVNRNAVPFDPRPPMVTSGLRIGTPALATRGFTEEDFAEVADVIALALQPEPDVPALRARTEGLAAKHPLYPHLSEDGDAR; encoded by the coding sequence ATGAACGCGCTGAACACCCCCCTGGCGGAGCTGGACCCCGAGGTCCACGCCGCGCTCCGCGCCGAACTGCACCGCCAGCAGTCCACCCTGGAGATGATCGCCTCCGAGAACTTCGCGCCCTCCGCCGTGATGGAGGCCCAGGGCTCGGTCGCGACCAACAAGTACGCCGAGGGCTACCCGGGCCGCCGCTACTACGGCGGCTGCGAACACGTCGACGTCACCGAGCGGCTGGCCATCGAGCGGATCAAGTCCCTCTTCGGCGCGGGCTTCGCCAACGTGCAGCCGCACTCGGGGGCCCAGGCGAACACCGCCGTCTTCTTCGCCCTGCTCCAGCCCGGCGACACCGTCCTCGGCCTGGACCTCGCGCACGGCGGGCACCTCACGCACGGCATGCGCATCAACTACAGCGGCAAGATGCTCAACGTCGTGCCGTACCACGTGTCCGAGGCGGACAACCTCGTCGACATGGACGAGGTCGAGCACCTCGCCAAGGAACACCGCCCCAAGATGATCATCGCGGGCTGGTCGGCGTACCCGAGGCAGCTCGACTTCGCGGCCTTCCGCCGGATCGCCGACGAGGTGGGCGCCCTGCTGATGGTCGACATGGCGCACTTCGCCGGCCTGGTGGCGGCGGGACTGCACCCCAGCCCCGTACCGCACGCCCACGTCACGACCACCACGACCCACAAGACGCTCGGCGGCCCGCGAGGCGGCGTCATCCTCACCAACGAGGCCGACCTCGCCAAAAAGATCAACTCAGCGGTCTTCCCCGGCATGCAGGGCGGCCCCCTGGAGCACGTCATCGCCGCGAAGGCGGTGTCGTTCAAGGTCGCCGCGTCACCGGAGTTCGCCGAACGCCAGGCCCGCACGCTCGCCGGCTCCCGCATCCTCGCCGAACGCCTCACCCGGGCGGACGCGGCGGCCGCCGGGGTGAAGGTTCTGACCGGAGGCACGGACGTCCACCTCGTCCTGGTCGACCTGCGCGACTCGGAGCTGGACGGCCGGCAGGCCGAGGACCTGCTCCACGAGATCGGCATCACCGTCAACCGCAACGCCGTGCCCTTCGACCCGCGCCCGCCCATGGTCACCTCGGGCCTGCGCATCGGCACCCCGGCCCTGGCCACCCGCGGCTTCACCGAGGAGGACTTCGCCGAGGTCGCGGACGTGATCGCGCTCGCCCTCCAGCCGGAGCCGGACGTGCCCGCCCTGCGCGCCCGCACGGAGGGCCTGGCCGCCAAGCACCCGCTCTACCCGCACCTGTCCGAGGACGGAGACGCCCGATGA
- a CDS encoding bifunctional methylenetetrahydrofolate dehydrogenase/methenyltetrahydrofolate cyclohydrolase produces MTTAQLLDGKATAAAIRHELAERVSKLVATTGRAPGLGTVLVGDDPGSHAYVGGKHRDCAQVGIASIRRELPSDASQQQVEETIDELNADPACTGYIVQLPLPRHLDAGAVLERMDPAKDADGLHPVNLGRLVLGAEAPLPCTPRGIVELLRRHGVPLAGARVCVIGRGITVGRPIGLLLTRRSENATVTLCHTGTKGLAWHVREADIVVAAAGSPGLITKDMLRPGAAVLDVGITRTDQGLVGDIHPDADQVAGWLAPMPGGVGPMTRAMLLANVVEAAERNANTV; encoded by the coding sequence GTGACCACCGCACAACTGCTCGACGGCAAGGCCACTGCCGCCGCCATACGCCACGAACTCGCCGAGCGGGTATCCAAGTTGGTCGCCACCACGGGCCGTGCACCGGGCCTCGGCACCGTCCTGGTCGGCGACGACCCCGGCAGCCACGCCTACGTCGGCGGCAAGCACCGCGACTGCGCCCAGGTGGGCATCGCCTCCATCCGCCGGGAGTTGCCCTCCGACGCCTCGCAGCAGCAGGTCGAGGAGACGATCGACGAACTCAACGCCGACCCCGCCTGCACCGGCTACATCGTCCAGCTGCCGCTGCCGCGCCACCTCGACGCGGGCGCCGTACTGGAGCGCATGGACCCGGCCAAGGACGCCGACGGACTGCACCCCGTCAACCTCGGCCGGCTCGTCCTCGGCGCCGAGGCCCCGCTGCCGTGCACCCCGCGCGGCATCGTCGAACTGCTCCGCCGCCATGGCGTCCCCCTCGCCGGAGCGCGGGTGTGCGTGATCGGCCGGGGCATCACCGTCGGACGGCCCATCGGACTCCTCCTCACCCGCCGGTCCGAGAACGCCACCGTCACCCTGTGCCACACCGGCACCAAGGGCCTGGCCTGGCACGTACGCGAGGCGGACATCGTCGTCGCTGCCGCCGGATCGCCCGGACTGATCACCAAGGACATGCTGCGCCCCGGCGCGGCCGTCCTCGATGTCGGTATCACCCGCACCGACCAGGGGCTGGTGGGTGACATCCACCCGGACGCCGACCAGGTCGCCGGATGGCTGGCCCCGATGCCCGGGGGCGTGGGCCCCATGACCCGGGCCATGCTGCTCGCCAATGTCGTCGAGGCCGCCGAGAGGAACGCGAACACCGTATGA
- a CDS encoding GcvT family protein, whose product MAGPRVVIIGAGVVGAALADEISARGWTEVTVVDQGPLPATGGSSSHAPGLVFQTNPSKTMTEMARYTVEKFCSLDVDGQPCFLQVGGLEVATSPERVTELQRRHGWLASWGIESRLLSTEECLEQHPLVNPDKVLAGLLVPTDGLAKAVLAVEAQIRRATERGVRFLARHEVLDVQRADGKVTGVVTDQGEIPADIVVCCAGIWGPKIARMVGMNLPLTPLGHQLAWTGPVPALAGQTQEAVRPILRHQDADLYYRDRFDGLGIGYYGHRPMPISADDILSVDEADEMPSVLKFTEEDFEEAWSETQSLLPTTKDAKVEEGINGLFSFTTDGLPLLGESPDVKGFWVAEAVWVTHSAGVGRAMAEWLVDGYCSSFDLHECDVNRFEPHQLSPEYVLARDCQNFVEVYDILHPLQPSGDPRPIRTSPFHTRQQELGAFFLEANGWERPQWYEANAGLVEGRSIVTPNDWAARYWSPIVAAEAQTTRETVAMYDMTALKRLEVSGRGAGEFLERLCTGKVAKSVGSVTYTLLLDHDGGIRSDVTVARLAPDLFQVGANGNLDLDWFTRHLPADGTVQVRDITPGTCCIGLWGPRAREVLQPLTDADFSATGLKYFRAQRAHIGSVPVTAMRLSYVGELGWELYTTADLGGKLWDTLWRAAEPLGGIAAGRGAFNSLRLEKGYRSFGTDMTYEHDPYEAGVGFAVKLDKDDFIGKAALERRKAKVRRKLTCLTIDDPTAVVMGKEPVYDCDCAVGYVTSAAYGYTIGKGIAYAWLPTELTTPGTTVHIGYFDQSVEAMVAEEPLFDPTMSRLRG is encoded by the coding sequence ATGGCGGGACCCCGGGTGGTCATCATCGGAGCGGGCGTCGTGGGAGCAGCGCTCGCCGATGAGATCTCCGCGCGAGGCTGGACCGAAGTGACCGTGGTCGACCAGGGCCCGCTGCCCGCCACCGGGGGATCGTCGTCGCACGCCCCGGGCCTGGTCTTCCAGACCAACCCCTCCAAGACCATGACGGAGATGGCCCGTTACACCGTCGAGAAGTTCTGCTCGCTCGACGTGGACGGCCAGCCCTGCTTCCTCCAGGTCGGCGGCCTGGAGGTGGCGACCAGCCCGGAGCGCGTCACCGAACTCCAGCGGCGCCACGGCTGGCTGGCCTCCTGGGGCATCGAGTCCCGGCTGCTGAGCACCGAGGAGTGCCTCGAACAGCACCCGCTCGTCAACCCGGACAAGGTCCTCGCCGGCCTCCTCGTGCCCACGGACGGCCTCGCGAAGGCGGTCCTCGCCGTCGAGGCGCAGATCCGCCGGGCCACCGAGCGTGGCGTGCGCTTCCTCGCCCGCCATGAAGTCCTCGACGTCCAGCGGGCCGACGGCAAGGTGACGGGCGTCGTCACCGACCAGGGCGAGATCCCCGCGGACATCGTCGTGTGCTGCGCCGGCATCTGGGGCCCGAAGATCGCCCGCATGGTCGGCATGAACCTCCCGCTCACGCCGCTCGGCCACCAGCTCGCCTGGACGGGCCCGGTACCGGCCCTGGCGGGCCAGACGCAGGAGGCGGTCCGCCCGATCCTGCGCCACCAGGACGCCGACCTCTACTACCGCGACCGCTTCGACGGCCTGGGCATCGGCTACTACGGCCACCGCCCGATGCCGATCTCGGCCGACGACATCCTCTCCGTGGACGAGGCCGACGAGATGCCGTCCGTCCTGAAGTTCACCGAGGAGGACTTCGAGGAGGCCTGGAGCGAGACCCAGTCGCTGCTCCCCACGACCAAGGACGCCAAGGTCGAAGAGGGCATCAACGGCCTGTTCTCCTTCACCACCGACGGCCTGCCCCTGCTCGGGGAGTCCCCGGACGTCAAGGGATTCTGGGTCGCCGAGGCCGTCTGGGTCACCCACTCCGCGGGCGTCGGACGGGCCATGGCCGAATGGCTGGTCGACGGCTACTGCTCCTCGTTCGACCTGCACGAGTGCGACGTCAACCGCTTCGAGCCGCACCAGCTCTCGCCGGAGTACGTACTGGCCCGCGACTGCCAGAACTTCGTCGAGGTCTACGACATCCTCCACCCCCTCCAGCCGTCGGGCGACCCGCGCCCGATCCGCACCAGCCCGTTCCACACCCGCCAGCAGGAGCTGGGCGCCTTCTTCCTGGAGGCGAACGGCTGGGAGCGCCCCCAGTGGTACGAGGCCAACGCGGGCCTGGTCGAAGGCCGTTCCATCGTCACCCCCAACGACTGGGCCGCGCGGTACTGGTCGCCCATCGTCGCCGCCGAGGCCCAGACCACTCGCGAGACCGTCGCGATGTACGACATGACGGCCCTCAAGCGACTCGAGGTCAGCGGGCGCGGCGCCGGGGAGTTCCTGGAGCGGCTGTGCACCGGCAAGGTCGCCAAGTCCGTCGGCTCGGTGACGTACACCCTGCTCCTCGACCACGACGGCGGCATCCGCAGCGACGTCACCGTCGCCCGGCTGGCCCCCGACCTCTTCCAGGTCGGCGCCAACGGCAACCTGGACCTCGACTGGTTCACCCGCCACCTCCCCGCCGACGGCACGGTCCAGGTCCGCGACATCACCCCCGGCACCTGCTGCATCGGCCTGTGGGGCCCGCGCGCCCGCGAGGTCCTCCAGCCGCTCACCGACGCCGACTTCTCGGCCACCGGCCTGAAGTACTTCCGTGCCCAGCGCGCCCACATCGGCTCCGTTCCCGTCACCGCGATGCGCCTGTCGTACGTCGGCGAGCTCGGCTGGGAGCTGTACACCACCGCCGACCTGGGCGGGAAACTGTGGGACACCCTCTGGCGGGCGGCCGAGCCGCTCGGCGGCATCGCGGCCGGCCGCGGCGCCTTCAACAGCCTGCGCCTGGAGAAGGGCTACCGCTCCTTCGGCACGGACATGACCTACGAGCACGACCCCTACGAGGCCGGTGTCGGATTCGCCGTCAAGCTCGACAAGGACGATTTCATCGGCAAGGCGGCGCTGGAGCGGCGCAAGGCGAAGGTGCGGCGCAAGCTCACCTGTCTCACCATCGACGACCCGACGGCGGTCGTCATGGGCAAGGAGCCGGTGTACGACTGCGACTGTGCGGTCGGGTACGTCACGAGTGCCGCGTACGGCTACACCATCGGCAAGGGCATCGCCTATGCGTGGCTGCCCACGGAACTCACCACCCCCGGCACGACTGTGCACATCGGCTACTTCGACCAGTCCGTCGAAGCCATGGTCGCCGAGGAGCCCCTGTTCGACCCGACCATGTCCCGCCTCCGTGGCTGA
- a CDS encoding ABC transporter substrate-binding protein, translating to MARHWRAGAAGLAVLGLTLTACGGAKVGDDSAGGSGSSGGSGKCSTFNLAINPWVGYEANAAVLAYVAEHDLGCKVEKKNLKEEIAWQGFGTGEVDAVVENWGHDDLKKKYITQQKTAVDAGPTGNEGLIGWYVPPWLAKAHPDILDWKNLNKYASKFKTSESGGKGQLLDGDPSYVTNDEALVKNLKLDFKVVYAGSETALIQAYRNAEKNKEWVIGYFYEPQWFLSEVPLKKVSLPEYKEGCDADAEKVACDYPVYKLDKIVSAKFAKSGSPAYDLVKNFTWTNDDQNTVAKYIAVDKMSPDAAAKKWVEANRDKVDAWIK from the coding sequence ATGGCACGACACTGGAGAGCCGGCGCGGCCGGCCTGGCCGTCCTCGGCCTCACCCTCACGGCCTGCGGCGGCGCGAAGGTCGGCGACGACAGCGCGGGCGGCTCGGGCAGCTCGGGCGGCTCGGGCAAGTGCAGCACCTTCAATCTCGCGATCAACCCGTGGGTGGGCTACGAGGCGAACGCGGCTGTCCTCGCGTACGTCGCCGAGCACGACCTCGGCTGCAAGGTCGAGAAGAAGAACCTGAAGGAGGAGATCGCCTGGCAGGGCTTCGGGACGGGCGAGGTCGACGCCGTCGTCGAGAACTGGGGCCACGACGATCTGAAGAAGAAGTACATAACCCAGCAGAAGACCGCCGTCGACGCGGGCCCGACCGGCAACGAGGGCCTCATCGGCTGGTACGTGCCGCCGTGGCTGGCCAAGGCGCACCCGGACATCCTGGACTGGAAGAACCTGAACAAGTACGCGTCGAAGTTCAAGACCTCGGAGTCGGGCGGCAAGGGGCAGCTCCTCGACGGCGACCCCTCGTACGTCACCAACGACGAGGCACTGGTGAAGAACCTCAAGCTGGACTTCAAGGTGGTGTACGCGGGCAGCGAGACCGCGCTCATCCAGGCGTACCGCAACGCCGAGAAGAACAAGGAATGGGTGATCGGCTACTTCTACGAGCCGCAGTGGTTCCTTTCCGAGGTGCCGTTGAAGAAGGTCAGCCTGCCGGAGTACAAGGAAGGCTGCGACGCCGACGCCGAGAAGGTCGCCTGCGACTACCCGGTGTACAAGCTCGACAAGATCGTCAGCGCCAAGTTCGCCAAGTCCGGCAGCCCGGCCTATGACCTGGTGAAGAACTTCACCTGGACGAACGACGACCAGAACACCGTCGCCAAGTACATCGCGGTGGACAAGATGTCGCCCGACGCGGCCGCGAAGAAGTGGGTCGAGGCCAACCGCGACAAGGTCGACGCCTGGATCAAGTAG